The region ACCGAGGTGAAGTTCAAATATCCCTGGCTGTTTCTATTGGATGCGGACGAACGGCCTACGCCGGAACTCTCGCGCGAGATGCAGCAGGTGGTGCTGGGTGCGGGTGAGGATGTCTCCGGGTTTCGTCTGCGGCGGCGGGATTTTCTCTTCGGGACGTGGTTGAAGCACGCGCAGATCTCACCGTTTTATATAAAGCTGGTGCGGCCGGAACGGGCGCGGTATACACGGGCGATCAACGAGGTGTTGGAGGTGGATGGGCAGATCATGGATCTGGGATATCCGCTGGACCATTATCCGTTCTCGAAGGGAATCGCTCACTGGGTCGCCAAGCACAACACGTATTCGACGATGGAGGCAGAGCTGATCTACAGGCAGCAGGGGCTGCGGAATCCATCATGGAAGACGGCGCTGCGCGATCCGGATTTTCACACACGCAGGCTGCATCAGAAGGCGCTGTTCTACCGGCTGCCGGGAAGGCCGCTGATCAAGTGGGTTTACATGATGTTTTATCGCGGGGCGGTTCTGGATGGAGCCGCTGGGGTGGCCTATGCCACGCTGCAATCGTTCTATGAGTACATGATTGTGCTGAAGACGAGGGAGCTTGAGCGCGGCGGCGCTTAGTCAGAATCCAGTGCGGTGAACATTTTTCTGTCGTACGTTCAGCTCTTTTAGCCCTGCTCAGAGTGCCGCATTGTCGCTATGCACCAGCTCGTAGAGGCGTCGGGCGGGAGATTCGAGGGAAGCGTCATCGCTTACAGAGGCATTGGTACGGATGCGGGGTGCCTGTTTGGATGAGAAGAGAATGACGCTTTGGGGATTCATGACCAGCGCCGCTTTGAGCATTAATTTTGAGAGGATGGATGTTTCTGAGAGATTCATGCCAGTCTCTTGAGACCATAGACGAAGTTTTTCCGGGTCAGCCGCCAGCATCTCGCGCAAACGTTGAAAACGGGCGCTCAAAGCTCGGTGATGAATTCGGAAGGGTGCACCAGCAGGGATGACAGGATCGAAGATGGACCACTCATACTGCAGGACCGAGCAGTAGGCGGGACGACGGGCGAGAAGGTCATCAATCCGCAGATTGTCGCTGCCTACGCCGAACGCGCCCACTTTGCCTTGCGCAACGCTTTCCTCAAGGAAGCGCAGGAGTGAATCATCGGTAAGATCGTCAGCTGTAGCTTCGTGCAGAAGCCAGATATCGACGTGGTCCGTTCGGAGTGCTGAGAGGCTGGACTCGAGCGACGCCCGAGCCTTTTCGGCGGTGAAGGAACGACGTTCCGCAGGTTGGGCCGATGCCTGCACGGCCACTTTGGCTGCAGAGGCGAGACGCTTCTTGGCCGCGGGAAACTGGCGGATGATGGGCCCTGCTATCGAACGTGCGAGGCGGAAGAAGGATTTGTTTTTAGGCGGGGGAATTCCGTACTTGGTTGTAACGGTGGTATCGGTACGGTGGCGAGCCAGAAACTCACCCACGCAGCCTTCCGCTTCTCCGTAGCCATACATGGGAGCCACGTCAAAGTGGCGAATTCCAGCGTCATAGGCATGTTCGAGAACGGCAAGGGATGCACGACGGCCGATCGAACCCATCAAGGTAGAGCAGCCGAAGCCGAGGCGAGAGGTCGTCCGCCCCGTGGGACCCAGAAGAGTGGTCTGCATGTTCAGGTTCTCCGTTGTCATTTTTTCTCTGCTTAGATGGCGCTCAGATGATCTGCAAGGCGGACGGCCAGGGCGAGAAGCGTGTGCGTCGGGTTGGAGAAGCCGGAGTTGGGATAGACGGCAGCGCTGCAAACATAACCATTGTCCATTCCGTGGAGCCTCAGGTTGAGATCGACGACGCCGTCGGAAGGCGAGGAGGAGAGCCGCATGCCTCCCATGTGATGGTAGTTGTCGCCACAGAGTGGACGGAAGCGATCGTAGTCGTCGAGGTCGGGATGAGGCACAACCCTGGCGACGGATGCGAGCGAACGTTGCGCCACCTTGACGTATGTGCGGATCGCATCGATCTCGTTGTCGGAGACATGCCAGTCGAGGCGGGTGCGCAGCATTCCCAGGGAGTCCCGGTTTTCGGACAGCGTAATGGTGCTTTTAGAGAGCGGGTCTTGTTCCGTGTGAACGCCTAGTTCGATACGGCAACCTGGAGCAACATAGGCGCGGTGCTTCACGCTGTAGCGATAGATCTGGCGGGCGAGGAGCGGCGAATGACGTAAGAGAGCGAAGATCTCCGAAGAGCTCGCTTGTTTCCACTTGCCGCCGAGGAGCTTGCGGACGGTCATTTTGAGCTGAGCCGCAATCGCTTCGGTGTCGCTCTTGTAGATGACCATGGCAGCGACATTCAGACTTCGTTGCTGCTTCTGAATGCGGGGAGAAAGGCGCAGCTTGGGCTGATATTTGAAGCCGCGGCTGAAGACGTTATCGAAGATGTTATGAAAGGCGGATGGATTCCGGGGTTCAAGCGTAGCTGCGGGTGCAATGATGTGGTCCTGATAGTGGTGTCCGAGCAAGCCGGAGCGGTTCCAGGGTTTGTCTGCCTGTTCGGGCTGCAGGAAGAAGCGGCAGGATTCGATTCCGCCCAGTGCGAAGACATATTGATGAGCCCGGAAGGTGGCCTCAACACCGGAAAGAGTTCGTGCTTTGACTCCCAGGATCTTTGAGCCTTCACGCACCAAAGCAGTGACATTGGCGTGAAGCCAGAGATCGACGGCAGGGGAGGTTTCTAAAAAACGTCGATGAAGGTAACTGAAATCGGGTTCCGGGCACCACCGTGAGAAAAATGATTCAAGATCGGGGAAGGCCGGTGATTTCAGATGAATCTCACGCCATACTGCTTCATCGGACAGGTTTGCCTGTGCCAGCCCTTCGAGAGTGATGGCGCGAGAGTAATAGGGGGCAAGCTCCTGCTTTGAGATGGGCCATCCGCTTCCCGGAACCCACTCTCGATGGATAAAATCCTCATCGTCAAGCTCTAGAATCTGGCCACCCCATCGGGTTGTGCTTCCACCTTTGGCTCGGAAACGACCGATGTGGATCCCGTTGTGAGGGAGACCGATAATTTCGCTGCGATAAGGATCCTGCGATTCCTCCTCGATTCGCGGGCCACCACCTTCCACCATAAGGACGTGTTTTCCCTGGCGGGCAAGCTCAATTGCGAGGACGATGCCAGCCGCCCCGGCACCTACGATACACACATCGGCGGGTTGTGCTGCAGTGTCGGGCAGGGCCTGCATGAGGTCGTGAATCAAAGTCCGATCTCCTGAGATGTGAGTAATCGCTGCGGGGAAAAGAGTGGTTTTTGAAAGCAAGCTGGTGCGGGTAGCCCATGCTTTTACAGGGGAGGAGACATTGATGCGGATTATATCGAGGTTAAATTGAGTTCTCAAGAAACGGAAAGGTCTGTCGTGGAAGGCATTCACCGCAAAGAGAGGTTCCGTAATGTCTGCAGAAGGATGCCATTCGAGACACGATAGATTTGTTAAAGAATTGTTCGCAAGATGCGTCGAAAGATTGAGGGTAGGCTTGGAAATGATATTGAACTGGTTGAGTTCGTGCTTTCGGCGAGAAGCTTTGTTTCCGGGTGCCTGCACGGCCTTTCTGGTGCTTCTGGTGTTCTGCGGAATCTCTCCGGCTACGGCACAGACGCAGAATGCAGCAAGCGCCTATCGGGAGGTAGATCCGTTTATCGGTACCGGGCCGGAAGGGCATACTTTTCCGGGAGCGACGGTTCCGTTTGGGATGGTGCAGCTCAGTCCCGATACGCAGATTCGATATTTCAAAGAGAGTTACAAGTGGGCAGCGGGCTATCGATACGAGGACACGACGATCCTGGGGTTTTCGCACACTCATTTTTCCGGGGCTGGCCACTCGGATCTTGGGGACGTACTGCTCCAGCCGATCTCGGGTGAGGTTCGGACGGAGCCGGGAGATATCGAACATCCTGGGTCTGGCTATCGCTCGCGGTTCAGCCATAAGACGGAAGAGGCAGCACCTGGCTACTATGCAGTTACTCTTGACGACTACAAGGTACGCGCAGAGCTGACAGCGACGGCGCGTGTCGGTGTTCATCGTTATCACTTTCCTGCCGATAAACCACAGCACATTCTGATGGACCTTCGTTCGTCCATCTATAACTACGATGGCAAGGTGCTGTGGTCACGCATTCGCATTCGCCCGGACGGCACGATTACGGGAATGCGCGAGACCAGGGGGTGGGCGCCCGGGCGTCAACTCTACTTTGCAATGCGGTTTTCGCGGCCGGTTGTGGAGCATCATCTGTACGATCGGGAACCTGCCGTGGCGTATCGCGGTTTCGCAACGCCGGGCACGAGTCCGGAGAATAGGCAGGCGATCGAAGGACGCGGCCTGGTTGCTGTCTTCGATTTCACACCTACGTCCGCACCGCTGATGGTGAAGGTTGCCCTCTCTCCCACGAGTGAAGAGAACGCAATCGCGAATATGGATGCCGAAGTGCCAGGATTCGACTTCGACCAGGTGCGGCGTGCCGCGCGTGCACAGTGGGAAAAGGAGCTATCGGTCCTCGATATCGATGCAGATCCCGCGATGCGCAAGAATCTCTATACCGCGCTCTACCACTCGCTGCTGGCGCCCGGAACAGCGATGGATGTGGACGGCAGCTATCGGGGGCCGGATAACCAGGTCCATAAAGCCGAAGGCTTTCATTTTGTCTCGACCTTTTCGTTATGGGACACGTACCGCGCCGAACAACCGCTGATGACGCTGATTGAGCCGGAGAGCCGAACTGCCGATGTCGTTCGGTCGCTGGTAGCGTCGCAACAGGAGAGTCCGTTTGGCATTCTTCCCGTGTGGCAGTTCCAGGGAATCGAGACGTGGTGCATGATCGGATACCATGCCGTACCTGAGATTGCCGATGCGTACATGAAGGGCATTCGCGGATTCGATGCGGAAGAGGCGTTGAAGGCGATGGTGGCCAGCGCTACCTACGGACCGTATGGGCATCTGGATGCGTACATGAAGCTCGGGTATGTCCCCATCGACCATGACGGTGAGGCGGCTTCGAAGACGATGGAGTATGCCTTCGACGACTGGACGATCTCAAAAATGGCTGCGGCCATGGGGCATAAGGATATTGCATCGACGTTTGCAAAACGTGCGGAGAGTTGGAAGAACGTATTCAATCGGCAGAACGGCTTTGTCCAGCCGCGCTATGCCGATGGGAGATGGCGTGAACCGTTTGATCCGGCGCGCGCGGGGGCGGACAGCGGATTTACGGAAGGAAACGCATGGCAGTACTCGTGGTATCAGCCGCAGGATGAAGCAGGGCTGATTCGTCTGCTCGGCGGCGACCATCAACTGATCGCGAAGCTGGATGCGATGTTCGATGCGAAGGTCGATCCAAAGCAATATGCCGACGTTGAAGATATTGCCGGAATGATCGGGCAATATATTCACGGCAACGAGCCCAGCCACCACCTTGCTTATCTGTATGCCTATGCAGGCCAGCCGTGGCGTACTCAGGAGCGTCTACAGCAGATTGTAGAGAGCCAGTACAGGCCCACTGTGGATGGACTGGTAGGAAACGACGACCTGGGGCAGATGTCCGCATGGCTCATCTTTACGTCAATGGGGTTCTATCCGGTAGCCCCGGCCTCGAATGAGTATGTGTTCGGACGCCCGTTTGTGAATCGTGCAACAATACAGCTTCCAAACGGGAAGACATTTCGCGTTGTTTCGGAGAACATGAGCGCGGCGAATCACTATGTGGAGGGCGTAACTCTGAATGGAGCAAAGCTCGACCGCAGCTATCTGCAGCATAGCGAGATCATGAATGGAGGCGAACTGCGCTTCGTGATGGGGCCGAAGCCGAACCGCATGTGGGCAACGGGTGCATCATCGCGGCCGTATTCGATGTCGGCAGGACATTAGTCCACCACCGCAGCGCAACGGAATTTGCTCTGGATCTGGGGTTTGTTGACCTCAGCCATCATCTCGAACCGCGGATCCTTCGACTCCGCTACGTTACGCTTACGACGACACTCTCTAAAATGGAGGGGTTCAGCGTGGCTCTCAGATATATGTGAATGCGTCCTAGCGCGTCAGCACGGACTCCACCAGGCGTAGGTCTTCCTCCGTGTCGACCCCTATCGTATCGAAGGGCGTCGGCTCTACATAAAGGTTGACGCCGTTTTCGAGAAAGCGAAGCTGTTCGAGACGCTCCGTGTGTTCGAGCGTGCTGGAAGGCAGTGCAGGAAACCGTTGCAGCGCGGCTTTTCGATAGGCATACAGGCCGATGTGCTTCCAATAGAGGGCCGGATTCCCGTCGCGGTTGTAGGGGATGGTGGCGCGAGAGAAGTAGAGGGCCCGTCCGTCTTCCGCGGTGACCACCTTTACGGCGTTGGGATTGTGGATGTTCTCGGGGG is a window of Edaphobacter sp. 12200R-103 DNA encoding:
- a CDS encoding glycosyltransferase family 2 protein, translating into MISVLILTKNEQRDLPECLKSVAWSDDVHVFDSYSTDDTVAIAKAAGATVTQRVFDNYATHRNAAMTEVKFKYPWLFLLDADERPTPELSREMQQVVLGAGEDVSGFRLRRRDFLFGTWLKHAQISPFYIKLVRPERARYTRAINEVLEVDGQIMDLGYPLDHYPFSKGIAHWVAKHNTYSTMEAELIYRQQGLRNPSWKTALRDPDFHTRRLHQKALFYRLPGRPLIKWVYMMFYRGAVLDGAAGVAYATLQSFYEYMIVLKTRELERGGA
- a CDS encoding aldo/keto reductase; the protein is MQTTLLGPTGRTTSRLGFGCSTLMGSIGRRASLAVLEHAYDAGIRHFDVAPMYGYGEAEGCVGEFLARHRTDTTVTTKYGIPPPKNKSFFRLARSIAGPIIRQFPAAKKRLASAAKVAVQASAQPAERRSFTAEKARASLESSLSALRTDHVDIWLLHEATADDLTDDSLLRFLEESVAQGKVGAFGVGSDNLRIDDLLARRPAYCSVLQYEWSIFDPVIPAGAPFRIHHRALSARFQRLREMLAADPEKLRLWSQETGMNLSETSILSKLMLKAALVMNPQSVILFSSKQAPRIRTNASVSDDASLESPARRLYELVHSDNAAL
- a CDS encoding GMC family oxidoreductase, coding for MIHDLMQALPDTAAQPADVCIVGAGAAGIVLAIELARQGKHVLMVEGGGPRIEEESQDPYRSEIIGLPHNGIHIGRFRAKGGSTTRWGGQILELDDEDFIHREWVPGSGWPISKQELAPYYSRAITLEGLAQANLSDEAVWREIHLKSPAFPDLESFFSRWCPEPDFSYLHRRFLETSPAVDLWLHANVTALVREGSKILGVKARTLSGVEATFRAHQYVFALGGIESCRFFLQPEQADKPWNRSGLLGHHYQDHIIAPAATLEPRNPSAFHNIFDNVFSRGFKYQPKLRLSPRIQKQQRSLNVAAMVIYKSDTEAIAAQLKMTVRKLLGGKWKQASSSEIFALLRHSPLLARQIYRYSVKHRAYVAPGCRIELGVHTEQDPLSKSTITLSENRDSLGMLRTRLDWHVSDNEIDAIRTYVKVAQRSLASVARVVPHPDLDDYDRFRPLCGDNYHHMGGMRLSSSPSDGVVDLNLRLHGMDNGYVCSAAVYPNSGFSNPTHTLLALAVRLADHLSAI
- a CDS encoding GH92 family glycosyl hydrolase, which gives rise to MFPGACTAFLVLLVFCGISPATAQTQNAASAYREVDPFIGTGPEGHTFPGATVPFGMVQLSPDTQIRYFKESYKWAAGYRYEDTTILGFSHTHFSGAGHSDLGDVLLQPISGEVRTEPGDIEHPGSGYRSRFSHKTEEAAPGYYAVTLDDYKVRAELTATARVGVHRYHFPADKPQHILMDLRSSIYNYDGKVLWSRIRIRPDGTITGMRETRGWAPGRQLYFAMRFSRPVVEHHLYDREPAVAYRGFATPGTSPENRQAIEGRGLVAVFDFTPTSAPLMVKVALSPTSEENAIANMDAEVPGFDFDQVRRAARAQWEKELSVLDIDADPAMRKNLYTALYHSLLAPGTAMDVDGSYRGPDNQVHKAEGFHFVSTFSLWDTYRAEQPLMTLIEPESRTADVVRSLVASQQESPFGILPVWQFQGIETWCMIGYHAVPEIADAYMKGIRGFDAEEALKAMVASATYGPYGHLDAYMKLGYVPIDHDGEAASKTMEYAFDDWTISKMAAAMGHKDIASTFAKRAESWKNVFNRQNGFVQPRYADGRWREPFDPARAGADSGFTEGNAWQYSWYQPQDEAGLIRLLGGDHQLIAKLDAMFDAKVDPKQYADVEDIAGMIGQYIHGNEPSHHLAYLYAYAGQPWRTQERLQQIVESQYRPTVDGLVGNDDLGQMSAWLIFTSMGFYPVAPASNEYVFGRPFVNRATIQLPNGKTFRVVSENMSAANHYVEGVTLNGAKLDRSYLQHSEIMNGGELRFVMGPKPNRMWATGASSRPYSMSAGH